The Pyrodictium delaneyi genome contains a region encoding:
- a CDS encoding molybdopterin molybdotransferase MoeA — MASRRVPRYLERLTPVNEAIQIVTSRVKPVEETVEAPVWEAIGLVLAEDVRAPHDFPPRPRAAYDGYAIRSSDTPGRLRVVGEATIGKVDVKYRVEPGTAVYVSTGAYLPDGADTVIPEEAVRREGDYIVVEKEFPAGKNFDPVGAYVRKGQVLLPRGYVVTMLDVAGLLDVAVTRVKVYRPISVGIIATGTELFEPVDPAEAEQRILRGEVAETTAKLIEWAIDRYTPWTVVEERILLPDNVDTIAWYLTRQMRHLDLVILTGGTGPSDVDPFYQLAEMLDGEVLFRGLFVKGGRPTSAMILPGGPLVLALSGHPVSALHGFIRLVYPVLKHMGNVVRGVEPPLPAIAELAGDIRAKRPQPVKVKLYLEDGKLYAEPLPLERQHSSVTVSNCEADGLAIVENRQYQRGERVPVMIYREPGQKEGEKREEA; from the coding sequence ATGGCGTCTAGGCGTGTACCCCGCTACCTTGAACGGTTGACCCCAGTTAACGAGGCCATACAGATAGTAACCTCACGAGTCAAGCCGGTCGAGGAGACTGTAGAAGCCCCGGTATGGGAGGCTATAGGTCTAGTTCTCGCGGAGGATGTGCGAGCGCCACACGACTTTCCGCCTCGGCCAAGGGCTGCTTACGATGGTTATGCTATACGTTCCTCCGATACGCCTGGCAGACTCCGCGTAGTAGGCGAGGCCACTATAGGCAAGGTGGACGTGAAGTACCGGGTCGAGCCCGGCACAGCCGTCTACGTATCCACGGGAGCCTATCTCCCCGATGGCGCTGACACTGTTATCCCAGAGGAGGCCGTCAGAAGAGAGGGCGACTACATAGTAGTTGAGAAGGAGTTCCCGGCCGGCAAGAACTTCGACCCTGTAGGCGCCTATGTCCGTAAAGGCCAGGTCCTCCTTCCCCGAGGCTACGTTGTAACCATGCTCGACGTGGCCGGGCTCCTCGACGTTGCCGTGACACGCGTCAAGGTGTATAGGCCTATCAGCGTTGGCATCATAGCTACTGGCACGGAGCTATTCGAGCCCGTGGACCCTGCCGAGGCTGAACAGCGCATACTTCGCGGCGAGGTTGCCGAGACTACCGCTAAGCTCATAGAATGGGCTATAGACAGGTATACCCCCTGGACAGTGGTCGAGGAGCGCATACTACTCCCAGACAACGTGGATACTATAGCCTGGTACCTCACCCGGCAGATGCGTCACCTCGATCTCGTCATCCTCACCGGCGGTACCGGGCCGAGCGATGTCGACCCCTTCTACCAGCTTGCAGAGATGTTAGACGGTGAGGTGCTCTTCCGCGGCCTCTTCGTGAAAGGCGGGAGACCCACCTCGGCCATGATACTGCCGGGTGGGCCTCTGGTACTAGCGCTCTCGGGCCACCCAGTGTCAGCACTTCATGGCTTCATAAGGCTAGTCTACCCCGTGCTAAAGCATATGGGTAACGTAGTGCGTGGCGTCGAGCCGCCTCTACCAGCTATAGCAGAGCTAGCAGGAGATATACGCGCCAAGAGGCCACAGCCCGTCAAGGTGAAGCTCTACCTGGAGGACGGTAAGCTCTACGCAGAACCACTACCCCTAGAGAGGCAGCACAGCTCCGTGACTGTGAGTAACTGTGAGGCCGACGGCCTAGCTATTGTGGAGAATCGGCAGTACCAGAGGGGCGAGCGCGTACCAGTGATGATATACCGTGAACCCGGGCAGAAAGAGGGCGAAAAGAGAGAGGAAGCCTAA
- a CDS encoding beta-ribofuranosylaminobenzene 5'-phosphate synthase family protein: MPERVIVSTPAHLHAGNMDLHGGLGRLYGTVGFTVSQPRLVLEAWRCPDTRVEGADADRALQIVDRLQEEFGLPHICIRIHEAIPRHVGMGSTTSLVLSIARAYQLLYSAGVGLADAALALGRSTVSALGFYSFTRGGMIVEGGFLLEEKGRHIPPLIARYELPESWRFVIAIPYEPLPRILELKAREDEVLESMPSMPEEMAMKASRIVLMKLMPAAAEARLEELLEALEEFNGLLGEYWATEQKGRYCCPLVEEGIRLLHSLGSAGAAQSSWGPTFYTIAPSLSKARAIASRLREWLSERGGGAVYIAAPDNHGATVIV; encoded by the coding sequence TTGCCTGAGAGAGTCATCGTGTCGACTCCTGCACACCTCCACGCTGGCAACATGGATCTACATGGTGGTCTAGGTCGGCTCTATGGCACAGTGGGCTTCACCGTCTCGCAGCCAAGGCTAGTGCTGGAGGCGTGGCGCTGCCCAGATACTCGCGTAGAAGGCGCTGATGCTGACCGCGCACTGCAGATAGTTGATCGACTCCAGGAGGAGTTCGGCCTGCCACACATCTGCATACGTATCCACGAGGCTATACCGAGGCACGTCGGCATGGGGAGTACTACTTCACTAGTACTGTCTATTGCCCGAGCATACCAGCTGCTATATAGCGCTGGCGTAGGCCTTGCCGACGCCGCTCTTGCCCTCGGACGCTCTACCGTGTCTGCTCTCGGCTTCTACAGCTTCACCCGAGGCGGCATGATTGTCGAGGGTGGTTTCCTTCTAGAGGAGAAGGGACGTCACATACCCCCACTCATAGCCAGGTATGAGCTACCGGAGAGCTGGCGTTTCGTCATAGCTATCCCCTACGAGCCACTACCTCGGATACTCGAGCTGAAGGCTAGGGAGGATGAGGTACTAGAGTCTATGCCCTCTATGCCGGAAGAGATGGCTATGAAGGCGTCAAGAATAGTACTCATGAAGCTTATGCCTGCCGCTGCTGAGGCTAGGCTCGAGGAGCTGCTCGAGGCGCTTGAAGAGTTCAACGGCCTCCTCGGCGAGTACTGGGCAACAGAGCAGAAGGGACGCTACTGTTGCCCGCTAGTCGAGGAGGGCATAAGGCTGCTCCACAGTCTAGGCTCTGCTGGTGCAGCCCAGTCTAGCTGGGGGCCAACTTTCTACACAATAGCACCGAGCCTCTCGAAAGCCAGAGCGATAGCGTCTAGGCTCCGAGAGTGGCTAAGCGAGAGAGGAGGCGGAGCTGTCTACATAGCCGCTCCCGACAACCACGGAGCCACCGTCATTGTGTAG
- a CDS encoding orotidine 5'-phosphate decarboxylase / HUMPS family protein — translation MSKPGIVSRLEKEAPVLQVALDFTNLEDALGLAAELRRNLDTLWLAEAGTPLIKSEGLRSVTLLARVVGPNPVVADMKTADTGALEAGLAARAGASIVTVLACSLDETIEAAVREAHRYGAVVAADLIAVGDPVARVEQLASLGVDIVELHVGIDAQKALGMTAAELRSTVKKIAERFPGLVAVAGGLNAKTAPAMVEAGAAIIIVGGAITRSEDPVASARAVIEAIKKNRA, via the coding sequence GTGTCTAAGCCCGGTATAGTTTCTAGGCTTGAGAAAGAGGCGCCAGTCCTACAGGTAGCGCTAGACTTCACAAACCTAGAAGATGCTCTAGGCCTCGCCGCAGAGCTCCGAAGAAACCTTGACACGTTATGGCTCGCTGAGGCCGGTACTCCCCTCATAAAGAGCGAGGGGCTCCGGAGTGTAACCCTCCTAGCCAGGGTAGTCGGGCCAAACCCTGTCGTCGCGGACATGAAGACTGCTGATACTGGGGCGCTAGAGGCTGGCCTCGCGGCCAGAGCGGGGGCCTCGATAGTCACGGTGCTTGCTTGTAGCCTCGACGAAACCATAGAGGCTGCCGTGCGGGAGGCTCACCGCTACGGCGCGGTAGTGGCTGCAGATCTGATAGCTGTCGGCGACCCTGTGGCCCGGGTGGAGCAACTCGCAAGCCTAGGCGTAGACATAGTAGAGCTCCACGTGGGTATCGACGCCCAGAAGGCGCTGGGCATGACTGCAGCAGAGCTGCGCAGCACAGTGAAGAAGATAGCAGAGAGGTTCCCTGGCCTCGTGGCTGTCGCGGGTGGCCTTAATGCTAAGACAGCACCAGCTATGGTCGAGGCGGGTGCGGCGATAATCATCGTGGGCGGAGCTATCACGAGGAGCGAGGACCCAGTGGCATCCGCTAGGGCAGTTATAGAAGCGATAAAGAAGAATAGGGCTTAG
- the dph5 gene encoding diphthine synthase, with the protein MALYIVGAGVSSEYLTLKAIQVIGAADKVYLDTYTSIAPGVDRELVRRLNPRAEVVEAPRRLLEDEAGKLIQEAREKTVVLLVPGDPLHATTHIALFIEARRRGVEAHVVPGVSGLQAVIDATGLQVYRFGKTVTLVYPEEGFKPYSTVETIWANRERGLHTLVLLDLRLDAGHAMTIPEAIRILLELEAELAAEEGREPEIRGAVVVGVARAGTSEQRCIAGTVEEVAAASYPPPPHSLVVAAPRLHPVEEEALEVLCGCKTCREKGKA; encoded by the coding sequence ATGGCGCTCTACATAGTCGGTGCTGGTGTTTCCTCTGAGTACCTTACCCTGAAAGCCATACAGGTTATCGGAGCGGCTGACAAAGTCTACCTGGACACTTACACCAGCATCGCGCCGGGCGTTGACCGGGAGCTCGTGAGGCGGCTAAACCCCAGGGCAGAGGTAGTCGAGGCACCACGTCGCCTCCTAGAGGACGAGGCCGGGAAACTGATCCAGGAGGCCCGTGAGAAGACTGTTGTGCTCCTCGTGCCCGGCGACCCGCTTCACGCTACCACCCACATAGCGCTTTTCATCGAAGCACGCAGACGCGGTGTAGAGGCACACGTAGTGCCCGGCGTATCGGGGCTACAAGCTGTGATAGACGCTACTGGCTTGCAGGTTTATCGTTTCGGCAAGACTGTCACCCTGGTGTATCCGGAGGAGGGGTTCAAGCCCTACAGTACTGTCGAGACTATCTGGGCTAACCGTGAGAGGGGGCTCCATACACTAGTCCTCCTCGATCTTAGGCTTGACGCCGGCCATGCAATGACGATCCCGGAGGCTATCCGTATTCTTCTTGAGCTGGAGGCAGAGCTTGCAGCCGAGGAGGGTAGAGAACCCGAGATACGTGGTGCCGTAGTCGTTGGTGTCGCTAGGGCTGGTACTAGTGAGCAACGTTGCATTGCAGGCACTGTGGAGGAAGTTGCGGCTGCTAGCTATCCGCCGCCACCACATAGCCTAGTAGTAGCTGCACCAAGACTTCACCCGGTGGAGGAGGAGGCCCTCGAGGTACTCTGCGGCTGCAAGACATGCAGGGAGAAGGGCAAGGCCTAG
- a CDS encoding DUF1464 family protein: MTGLRSAGVDSGTYSVDIVAIEETDNGFRVFYEEAIPRRLVVEQPSIIVEKLEKLVEEGVSSIVMSSGYGVPLKRAQEAAMAEIRAATFIHQADEERGLRILGLRRAMMLLAESGLPVWFTPGVVHLPTVPRWRKLNKIDMGTSDKVYSVAAALREEVEDRGTPIEKADLIVLEVGYAYTAAIAVSSGRIVDGIGGSAGFTGYMGAGAWDSELAYLAAFIEPGFSKERLFEGGAAALLEDSWPPPGPDTVARRAAEGDIRAQEVIEALAESAAKDVLALLTAVTPRRVYVTGRWWRVGLFRQALEEKLNPVLSRLGIETTGLSYKGTAKEAALGAALLANGLAGGRYSWIVEALRLRESRGTIFDYIVVGGLAEKARSYYGLD; this comes from the coding sequence ATGACCGGGCTTAGGAGTGCTGGCGTTGACTCGGGCACGTATAGCGTGGACATAGTAGCGATAGAGGAGACTGACAACGGGTTCCGGGTATTCTACGAGGAGGCTATACCTAGGCGTCTGGTGGTAGAGCAGCCAAGCATAATCGTGGAGAAGCTGGAGAAGCTCGTAGAGGAGGGTGTCTCATCTATAGTCATGTCTAGCGGCTACGGTGTGCCGCTGAAGCGAGCCCAAGAGGCCGCCATGGCCGAGATAAGGGCTGCTACCTTCATACACCAGGCCGACGAGGAGCGGGGGCTCCGCATCCTAGGCCTCCGCCGGGCTATGATGCTCCTTGCAGAGAGCGGTCTACCCGTCTGGTTTACGCCTGGCGTAGTGCATCTCCCGACAGTCCCTCGGTGGCGTAAGCTTAACAAGATAGATATGGGTACCAGTGATAAGGTCTATTCTGTCGCCGCAGCGTTGCGCGAAGAGGTGGAGGACAGGGGCACCCCTATAGAGAAGGCTGACCTCATAGTATTGGAGGTTGGTTACGCGTATACAGCAGCTATAGCCGTCAGCTCCGGCCGCATAGTCGACGGGATTGGGGGCTCTGCAGGCTTCACGGGATACATGGGTGCTGGCGCTTGGGACTCGGAGCTAGCCTATCTGGCTGCCTTCATCGAGCCAGGGTTCAGCAAGGAGAGGCTATTCGAAGGCGGCGCAGCAGCGCTCCTCGAAGACTCATGGCCTCCACCCGGGCCCGACACAGTAGCCAGGAGAGCCGCTGAGGGCGATATACGTGCACAAGAGGTCATTGAGGCGCTAGCAGAGTCTGCTGCCAAGGACGTGTTAGCGTTGCTCACCGCCGTCACACCCCGCCGGGTATACGTGACAGGACGATGGTGGCGCGTAGGACTCTTCCGCCAGGCGCTAGAGGAGAAGCTCAACCCCGTACTCTCGAGACTGGGCATAGAGACCACTGGGCTCAGTTACAAGGGCACAGCTAAGGAGGCGGCGCTAGGGGCCGCATTGCTCGCCAATGGCCTCGCTGGGGGCAGGTATAGCTGGATAGTGGAGGCGTTGAGGCTCCGGGAGAGCCGCGGCACGATATTCGACTACATAGTGGTCGGCGGCCTGGCCGAGAAGGCTAGGAGTTACTACGGCCTAGACTAA